A genome region from Dickeya dadantii NCPPB 898 includes the following:
- a CDS encoding beta-galactosidase has protein sequence MKRFTPLNPKVEGLLHGADYNPEQWENYSGIIDDDIAMMKQVKCNVMSVGIFSWAKLEPQEGVYRFDWLDEVIDKLYRQGIAVFLATPSGARPAWMSQRYPEVLRVGRDRVPALHGGRHNHCLSSPVYRDKVAKINTLLAERYGHHPAVIGWHISNEYSGECHCDRCQQAFRNWLQARYQTLDNLNHAWWSDFWSHTYSDWSQIESPAPQGEVSIHGLNLDWRRFNTAQATDFCAQEIVPLKRVNPAIPVTTNFMEYFYDYDYWQLSRVLDFISWDSYPMWHRDKDDATLACYIAMFHDLMRSLKQGKPFVLMESTPSVTNWQPLSKLKKPGMHILSSLQAVAHGADAVQYFQWRKSRGSVEKFHGAVVDHVGHIDTRVGREVAQLGQILSQLDAVAGSRVEAQVAILFDWESRWAMDDAQGPRNAGLEYETTVAEHYRPFWEQGIAADIINADCDFSGYRLLIAPMLYMVRPGFAERVEQFVRQGGQVVVTYWSGIVNESDLCYQGGFPGPLRAVLGIWSEEIDCLADGEYNRVLGLADNDIGLKGPYQARHLCELIHLEGATALASYCDDFYAGRPAVTVNRVGAGKAWYVTSRNDLAFQRDFFGAIIRELALPRALDIPLPPAVTAHRRTNGDDEFIFIENYSAQPQPIQLPAGYSDMLTGLPLVDIVLSAWDCRVIRRRLI, from the coding sequence ATGAAACGATTTACGCCTTTGAATCCGAAGGTGGAAGGGTTATTACATGGCGCTGATTATAATCCGGAGCAATGGGAGAATTACTCCGGCATTATTGATGACGATATCGCCATGATGAAACAGGTGAAATGTAATGTCATGTCGGTCGGTATTTTCAGCTGGGCCAAACTGGAGCCGCAGGAAGGCGTGTATCGGTTCGACTGGCTGGATGAGGTTATCGATAAATTATATCGGCAGGGCATTGCGGTGTTTCTGGCTACGCCCAGCGGTGCCCGCCCGGCATGGATGTCGCAACGTTATCCGGAAGTGCTGCGCGTCGGGCGCGACCGGGTGCCGGCGCTGCACGGCGGTCGCCATAACCACTGTCTGTCGTCGCCGGTGTACCGCGATAAAGTAGCGAAAATCAATACGCTGCTGGCAGAACGCTACGGGCATCACCCGGCGGTGATCGGCTGGCACATCTCCAATGAATACAGCGGCGAATGCCATTGCGATCGCTGTCAGCAGGCGTTTCGCAACTGGTTGCAGGCGCGTTATCAGACGCTGGATAACCTCAATCACGCCTGGTGGAGCGATTTCTGGAGCCATACCTACAGCGACTGGTCGCAGATTGAATCGCCGGCGCCGCAGGGTGAAGTGTCCATTCATGGCTTGAACCTCGACTGGCGACGCTTTAATACCGCGCAGGCGACCGATTTCTGCGCGCAGGAAATCGTTCCGTTGAAGCGGGTGAACCCGGCGATCCCGGTTACCACCAATTTCATGGAGTATTTCTACGATTACGATTACTGGCAGCTGTCGCGCGTGCTGGATTTCATCTCCTGGGACAGCTACCCGATGTGGCACCGCGACAAGGACGACGCCACGCTGGCCTGTTATATCGCGATGTTCCATGACCTGATGCGCTCGCTCAAGCAGGGCAAGCCGTTTGTGTTGATGGAATCGACCCCCAGCGTCACCAACTGGCAGCCGCTCAGCAAGCTCAAGAAACCGGGCATGCATATTCTCTCCTCGTTGCAGGCGGTGGCGCACGGTGCGGACGCGGTGCAGTATTTCCAGTGGCGCAAGAGCCGCGGTTCGGTGGAGAAATTCCACGGCGCGGTGGTGGATCACGTCGGTCATATCGATACCCGCGTCGGCCGCGAAGTGGCGCAACTCGGCCAGATATTGTCGCAGCTGGATGCGGTGGCGGGCAGCCGGGTAGAAGCTCAGGTGGCTATCCTGTTTGACTGGGAAAGCCGCTGGGCGATGGATGACGCGCAGGGGCCGCGCAATGCCGGGCTGGAGTACGAAACAACCGTGGCGGAACATTACCGCCCGTTCTGGGAGCAGGGGATCGCGGCGGACATCATCAACGCCGACTGCGATTTCAGCGGCTATCGGCTGTTGATTGCGCCGATGCTGTACATGGTGCGCCCAGGCTTTGCCGAGCGTGTCGAGCAGTTTGTGCGGCAGGGCGGGCAGGTGGTGGTGACCTACTGGAGCGGCATCGTTAACGAAAGCGACCTGTGTTATCAGGGCGGATTCCCCGGCCCGCTGCGCGCGGTGCTGGGGATCTGGTCAGAAGAGATCGACTGTCTGGCCGACGGTGAATACAACCGGGTACTGGGGCTGGCGGACAATGATATCGGGCTGAAAGGGCCGTATCAGGCGCGCCACCTGTGCGAGTTGATCCACCTTGAAGGCGCGACGGCGCTCGCCAGTTACTGTGACGATTTCTACGCCGGCCGGCCGGCGGTGACGGTAAACCGCGTCGGCGCAGGGAAGGCCTGGTACGTGACTTCGCGTAACGATCTGGCGTTCCAGCGCGATTTCTTTGGCGCCATCATCCGTGAACTGGCTCTGCCGCGGGCGTTGGATATCCCGCTGCCGCCGGCGGTAACGGCCCATCGCCGTACCAACGGCGACGACGAGTTTATCTTCATCGAAAACTACAGTGCGCAGCCGCAGCCAATTCAACTGCCCGCCGGGTATAGCGACATGCTGACCGGGTTGCCGCTGGTAGACATTGTTCTTTCCGCCTGGGATTGCCGGGTGATTCGCCGCCGTCTGATCTGA
- a CDS encoding glycoside hydrolase family 53 protein, whose translation MKKMIPALLAVSLALGAAPLMAAESVVIKPLRNAPADFIKGADISTLLEVERQGGVFYDENRARVDPIALLKKNGVNYIRLRLWVDPRDAAGHPYGGGDNDLATTLTLAKRAKDQGLKLLLDLQFSDFWTDPGKQFKPKAWAHLSYDQLKVVIHDYTRDTIARFKREGVLPDMVQIGNEINGGILWPEGKSWGQGGGEFDRLAGLLNASIAGLRENLSSPGQVKIMLHLAEGTKNDTFRWWFDEITKRGVPFDVIGLSMYTYWNGPISALKANMDDISQRYNKDVIVVEAAYGYTLANCDNAPNSFGAKEAAAGRYPATVQGQADFIRDLMQSVIDVPNKRGKGVFYWEPTWIIAAGNTWATEAGMDYINDHGFIGNARENQALFNCQGEALPSIKVFN comes from the coding sequence ATGAAAAAGATGATACCCGCATTACTGGCTGTTTCCCTGGCGCTGGGCGCCGCGCCGCTGATGGCGGCGGAGTCTGTCGTGATAAAACCGCTACGCAATGCCCCGGCCGATTTTATCAAGGGCGCGGATATTTCCACCTTGCTGGAAGTGGAGCGTCAGGGCGGCGTGTTTTACGACGAAAACCGCGCTCGCGTCGACCCGATCGCGCTGCTGAAGAAGAACGGCGTCAACTACATCCGGCTGCGTTTGTGGGTTGATCCCCGCGATGCCGCCGGGCACCCTTACGGCGGCGGCGATAACGATTTGGCGACCACGCTGACACTGGCCAAACGCGCCAAAGATCAAGGCCTCAAACTGTTGCTGGACCTTCAGTTCAGTGACTTCTGGACTGACCCCGGCAAGCAGTTCAAGCCGAAAGCCTGGGCTCATCTATCGTATGATCAACTGAAAGTTGTCATTCATGACTATACCCGCGACACCATTGCCCGCTTCAAGCGGGAAGGGGTGCTGCCGGATATGGTGCAGATCGGCAATGAGATCAACGGCGGCATTCTGTGGCCCGAAGGCAAAAGCTGGGGGCAGGGCGGCGGCGAGTTTGACCGGCTGGCCGGCCTGCTGAATGCCTCCATTGCCGGTTTACGTGAAAATCTCAGTTCGCCGGGGCAGGTCAAGATCATGCTGCATCTGGCGGAAGGCACCAAGAACGACACTTTCCGCTGGTGGTTTGATGAAATCACCAAACGCGGCGTGCCGTTCGATGTGATTGGTCTGTCGATGTACACCTACTGGAACGGCCCGATCAGCGCGCTGAAGGCTAACATGGACGACATCAGCCAGCGCTACAACAAAGATGTGATCGTGGTTGAGGCCGCCTACGGCTACACCCTGGCTAATTGCGATAACGCGCCGAACAGCTTTGGCGCAAAGGAAGCCGCGGCAGGGAGATATCCGGCCACGGTACAAGGACAGGCTGATTTTATTCGTGACCTGATGCAAAGCGTGATCGATGTACCCAATAAGCGCGGCAAAGGCGTGTTCTATTGGGAACCGACCTGGATCATTGCGGCGGGAAATACCTGGGCCACCGAAGCCGGCATGGATTATATCAATGACCACGGTTTCATAGGTAATGCCCGTGAAAATCAGGCGTTATTTAATTGTCAGGGGGAAGCGTTGCCGTCGATAAAAGTCTTTAATTAA
- a CDS encoding sugar ABC transporter permease produces MATTQGINRQRVNRQGVNRQSIKREKAIRLSLSWLVIIAVSVVIIYPLVWTVGASLNAGNSLLSTSIIPDNPSFQHYADLFNGQVNYLTWYWNSMKISFLTMVLTLLSVSFTAYAFSRFRFKGRQNGLMLFLLLQMIPQFSALIAIFVLSQLLGLINSHLALVLIYVAGMIPMNTYLMKGYLDAIPRELDESARMDGAGNFRIFIEIIIPLSKPIIAVVALFSFTGPLGDFILSSTILRTPDKYTLPIGLYNLVAQKMGASYTTYAAGAVLIAVPVALLYLMLQKYFVSGLTSGSTKG; encoded by the coding sequence ATGGCGACGACTCAGGGTATTAATCGTCAACGCGTTAATCGTCAGGGTGTTAATCGTCAAAGCATCAAGCGCGAGAAGGCGATTCGGCTTTCGCTGTCCTGGCTGGTGATTATCGCGGTGTCCGTGGTGATCATTTATCCGCTGGTGTGGACGGTCGGGGCGTCGCTCAATGCCGGCAACAGCCTGCTGAGCACCTCGATTATTCCGGATAATCCGTCCTTTCAGCATTACGCGGATCTGTTCAACGGTCAGGTCAATTACCTGACCTGGTACTGGAACTCGATGAAAATCAGCTTCCTGACCATGGTGTTGACGCTGTTAAGCGTCAGCTTTACCGCTTACGCTTTTTCCCGTTTCCGCTTCAAGGGACGGCAAAACGGCCTGATGCTGTTTTTGTTGTTGCAGATGATCCCACAGTTCTCGGCGCTGATCGCCATTTTTGTGCTGTCGCAACTGCTGGGGTTGATCAACAGCCATCTGGCGCTGGTGCTGATTTACGTCGCCGGCATGATCCCGATGAACACCTATTTGATGAAAGGCTATCTGGACGCTATTCCCCGCGAGCTTGATGAATCGGCGCGCATGGACGGGGCGGGCAATTTTCGTATTTTCATTGAAATCATTATTCCTTTGTCCAAGCCGATCATCGCCGTGGTGGCGCTGTTTTCCTTCACCGGCCCGCTGGGGGATTTCATTCTGTCCAGCACCATCCTGCGCACCCCGGATAAGTACACCCTGCCCATCGGCTTGTACAACCTGGTGGCGCAGAAAATGGGCGCCAGTTACACCACCTACGCCGCCGGCGCGGTGCTGATTGCCGTGCCGGTCGCGCTGCTTTACCTGATGCTGCAAAAATATTTTGTCTCCGGCCTGACCTCAGGCAGTACCAAAGGATGA
- a CDS encoding carbohydrate ABC transporter permease produces the protein MIISSGEPLSGEKRTRRHAWVAALCAVLPGGGQFYHRQWAKGMIFLVLLGSYLGVFHDFLRTGLWGVYTLGEEVPRDNSIFLLAEGIISLLIIAFGVLIYAVSINDAWRNGKRRDDGLTLNSVRQQYRLLLSEGFPYLMITPGFILLVFVVIFPILFGFAIAFTNYNLYHTPPAKLVEWVGMKNFVSIFTLSIWRSTFFDVLQWTVVWTLLATTLQCTVGVLLAILVNQKDLRFKPLVRTIFILPWAVPGFVTILVFAGMFNDSFGVINNAILASVGISPKAWLTDPFWTKTALIMMQTWLGFPFVFAMTTGVLQAIPDDLYEAATMDGASRWTQLRTITLPLVLYSIAPIIITQYTFNFNNFNIIYLFNNGGPAVAGSNAGGTDILVSWIYKLTMSSSQYAIAATITILLSIFVVGLALWQFRATRSFKNDEMA, from the coding sequence GTGATTATCAGTTCCGGCGAACCCCTGTCCGGGGAAAAGCGCACCCGACGCCACGCCTGGGTCGCGGCGTTGTGCGCGGTGCTGCCCGGCGGCGGGCAGTTTTATCACCGCCAGTGGGCGAAAGGCATGATTTTTCTGGTGCTGCTCGGCAGCTATCTGGGGGTGTTTCATGATTTTCTGCGTACCGGCCTGTGGGGCGTGTACACCCTGGGGGAAGAGGTGCCGCGCGACAACTCCATCTTCCTGCTGGCGGAAGGGATCATCAGCCTGCTGATCATCGCCTTTGGCGTACTGATCTACGCCGTGTCGATAAACGATGCCTGGCGCAATGGCAAACGGCGGGATGACGGGCTGACGCTTAACAGCGTGCGGCAGCAGTACCGGTTGCTGCTGAGCGAGGGCTTTCCTTACCTGATGATTACCCCTGGGTTCATCCTGCTGGTGTTCGTGGTGATTTTCCCGATCCTGTTCGGTTTCGCCATCGCGTTTACCAACTACAACCTGTACCACACGCCGCCCGCCAAACTGGTGGAGTGGGTCGGGATGAAGAACTTCGTTAGCATTTTTACCCTCAGCATCTGGCGTTCGACCTTTTTTGATGTGTTGCAGTGGACGGTGGTCTGGACGCTGCTGGCGACCACGTTGCAGTGCACGGTAGGGGTGTTGCTGGCGATCCTGGTTAACCAGAAAGACCTGCGCTTTAAACCGCTGGTCCGTACGATTTTCATTCTGCCGTGGGCGGTGCCGGGGTTCGTCACCATTCTGGTGTTCGCCGGCATGTTCAACGATTCGTTCGGCGTCATCAACAATGCCATTCTGGCGTCTGTGGGCATCAGCCCGAAAGCCTGGCTGACCGATCCGTTCTGGACCAAAACGGCGTTGATCATGATGCAGACCTGGCTCGGCTTCCCGTTTGTGTTCGCCATGACCACCGGCGTGTTGCAGGCCATTCCGGACGATCTGTACGAGGCGGCCACCATGGACGGCGCCAGCCGCTGGACGCAACTGCGCACCATTACGCTGCCGCTGGTGCTGTACTCAATCGCGCCGATCATCATCACCCAGTACACCTTCAACTTTAATAATTTCAACATCATCTATCTGTTCAACAACGGCGGTCCCGCCGTCGCTGGCTCCAATGCCGGGGGCACCGACATTCTGGTGTCCTGGATTTACAAACTGACGATGTCGTCGTCCCAGTATGCGATTGCCGCCACCATCACCATCCTGCTGTCGATTTTTGTCGTCGGTCTGGCGCTGTGGCAATTCCGGGCGACCCGGTCGTTTAAGAACGATGAGATGGCGTAA
- a CDS encoding extracellular solute-binding protein: MKTKTLTALLLSATAAGQLAAFPVHAAQQLTVWEDIRKSDGIKDAIGDFEKQFNVKVNLQEMPYAQQLEKLRLDGPAGIGPDVLVIPNDQLGGAVVQGLIAPLKLDKAEQDSFTDASMAAFRMNNQVYGLPKAVETLVLIYNKDQVSKPLASLQEWYDFSRQQQAQNKFGLLAKFDQIYYSWGAIGPMGGYIFGKKDPGKNDKGGLNPLDIGLNTPGAVEAVTLLRKFYADKLFPAGIIGDNGLNAIDSLFTEKKAAAVINGPWAFQPYEAAGIHYGVAPLPLLPDGKPMSSFLGVKGYVVSTWSKDNALAQRFIEFINQPRYVKVRYQRTGEIPPQKSMIDDPLIKNDEKASAVAIQAARAVPMPGIPEMGEVWGPANAALELSMTGKQEPKAALDNAVKQIKMQVEAMQASNQ; this comes from the coding sequence ATGAAAACCAAAACGCTTACCGCCCTGCTTCTCTCCGCCACCGCTGCCGGCCAGCTGGCGGCCTTTCCGGTACATGCCGCGCAGCAGCTGACCGTTTGGGAAGATATCCGGAAATCGGATGGCATCAAGGACGCCATCGGGGATTTCGAAAAACAGTTCAACGTCAAAGTGAACCTGCAGGAAATGCCGTATGCCCAGCAGCTGGAAAAACTGCGACTGGACGGCCCGGCGGGCATCGGCCCCGATGTGCTGGTGATCCCCAACGATCAACTGGGCGGCGCGGTGGTGCAGGGGCTGATTGCGCCGCTGAAGCTCGATAAGGCCGAGCAAGACAGCTTCACCGATGCGTCGATGGCGGCATTTCGCATGAACAACCAGGTCTATGGTCTGCCGAAAGCGGTGGAAACCCTGGTGCTGATTTACAACAAAGATCAGGTGAGCAAACCGCTGGCCAGCCTGCAGGAGTGGTATGACTTTTCCCGGCAGCAGCAGGCGCAGAACAAATTCGGGCTGCTGGCGAAGTTCGATCAGATCTACTACAGCTGGGGCGCGATCGGGCCGATGGGCGGCTATATCTTTGGTAAAAAAGACCCCGGCAAAAACGACAAAGGCGGCCTCAACCCGTTGGATATCGGCCTGAACACGCCGGGCGCGGTGGAAGCGGTGACGCTGCTGCGCAAATTCTACGCCGACAAGCTGTTCCCGGCGGGGATCATCGGCGATAACGGGCTAAATGCCATCGATTCGCTGTTCACCGAGAAAAAAGCGGCAGCGGTGATCAACGGCCCCTGGGCGTTCCAGCCTTACGAAGCCGCCGGCATTCATTACGGCGTGGCGCCGCTGCCGCTGCTGCCGGACGGCAAACCGATGAGCTCGTTCCTTGGCGTGAAAGGGTATGTGGTATCGACCTGGAGCAAGGACAACGCGCTGGCGCAACGGTTTATCGAGTTCATCAACCAGCCGCGCTACGTGAAGGTCCGCTATCAACGCACCGGCGAGATCCCGCCGCAAAAAAGCATGATTGACGATCCGCTGATTAAAAACGACGAGAAGGCCAGCGCGGTCGCCATCCAGGCCGCCAGAGCCGTGCCGATGCCGGGCATTCCGGAAATGGGCGAAGTCTGGGGGCCGGCCAACGCGGCGCTGGAGCTGAGTATGACCGGCAAACAGGAGCCGAAAGCGGCGCTCGATAACGCCGTGAAGCAAATCAAGATGCAGGTCGAGGCGATGCAGGCCAGCAATCAGTAA
- a CDS encoding ABC transporter ATP-binding protein produces MSSICLKNVTKRFGKTETLHNINLDIQAGEFAVFVGPSGCGKSTLLRMIAGLEEISDGKILIDDEVMNDVAPAHRGVAMVFQSYALYPHMTVAENMGYGLKVNKVPKAEIRHQVEMVAKTLQLSHLLDRKPKQLSGGQRQRVAIGRAIVRNPKVFMFDEPLSNLDAELRVDMRLHIAKLHQELKTTMVYVTHDQVEAMTLADKIVVMNNGKVEQTGSPMMLYYNPVNRFVAGFIGSPKMNFLPATVVAWQPHQLTVTLTAEKALTLDIDTTPLQPGDAVTLGIRPEHLGIQPSHQATLAFQCEVVERLGNNTYLFGQCYGYDGVKILLPGDVQFRPWQAITVGFDAAHCLVFNAEGLRINADAPVPGMH; encoded by the coding sequence ATGTCCAGCATATGCTTAAAAAATGTCACCAAACGCTTTGGCAAAACTGAAACGCTGCACAATATCAATCTGGATATCCAGGCGGGTGAATTTGCGGTGTTTGTCGGGCCTTCCGGCTGCGGCAAATCCACGTTGCTACGGATGATCGCCGGTTTGGAGGAGATTAGCGATGGCAAGATTCTGATTGATGACGAAGTGATGAATGACGTCGCGCCGGCCCACCGCGGCGTGGCGATGGTATTTCAGTCCTACGCGCTGTACCCACACATGACGGTGGCGGAAAACATGGGCTACGGACTGAAGGTCAACAAGGTGCCGAAGGCGGAGATTCGCCATCAGGTCGAAATGGTCGCCAAAACCTTGCAGTTGTCTCACCTGCTGGACCGCAAGCCTAAACAGCTGTCCGGCGGCCAGCGCCAGCGCGTCGCCATCGGTCGAGCCATTGTGCGTAACCCGAAAGTGTTCATGTTCGACGAACCGCTCTCCAACCTCGACGCCGAACTGCGGGTCGACATGCGCCTGCACATCGCCAAGCTGCATCAGGAGTTGAAAACCACCATGGTGTATGTCACCCACGATCAGGTGGAAGCGATGACGCTGGCCGACAAAATCGTGGTGATGAACAACGGCAAGGTGGAGCAGACCGGCTCGCCGATGATGCTGTACTACAACCCGGTCAACCGCTTCGTCGCCGGTTTTATCGGCTCGCCCAAAATGAATTTCCTGCCCGCGACCGTCGTCGCCTGGCAGCCGCATCAGTTGACGGTGACGCTGACGGCGGAAAAAGCGCTGACGCTGGATATCGACACCACACCGTTACAGCCCGGCGACGCCGTCACGCTGGGGATCCGTCCCGAACACCTTGGCATTCAGCCGTCGCATCAGGCAACGCTGGCTTTTCAGTGTGAAGTGGTGGAACGACTGGGCAACAACACCTACCTGTTCGGCCAGTGTTACGGCTACGACGGCGTCAAAATCCTGCTGCCCGGCGACGTGCAGTTCCGCCCCTGGCAGGCGATTACCGTTGGTTTCGACGCCGCTCACTGTCTGGTGTTCAACGCCGAAGGTCTACGCATCAACGCCGACGCGCCCGTTCCCGGTATGCATTGA
- a CDS encoding M20 peptidase aminoacylase family protein, giving the protein MPNVFDHYRYLHTIPELGFQEFKTADYLAAQLEAAGYRLTRGVNGTTGMVAELNSGAPGPVLALRADMDALGHIIDGEFCARHTCGHDAHASVVLTAAQELMRDGVVKKGRLKILFQPAEELGTGAIAMVEGGAIDDVDMILGFHLRPVEECQLGEAIPAMHYSASSTLEVTFHGQPAHGARPHLGVNALEAAANAVMAVKAVPLAPHLTWSAKATRFLCDAGVTNSIPDSATVCWDLRASRNDAMDELKAKVIRAIEYSAAAYGATTEITLLKEIPAADIHHDATALISAAIVDVLGEAGLTAPKSTAGGEDFFFYPRLKPQIKAGFWGLGTNLKPGLHHPDMHFELSSLETGVQVFKRCVEKMLG; this is encoded by the coding sequence ATGCCCAACGTATTCGATCACTACCGTTACCTGCACACCATTCCGGAACTGGGGTTCCAGGAATTCAAGACCGCCGATTACCTGGCCGCGCAGCTGGAAGCGGCGGGCTACCGCCTGACCCGCGGCGTCAACGGCACCACCGGCATGGTGGCGGAGCTGAACAGCGGCGCACCCGGCCCGGTGCTGGCGTTGCGCGCCGACATGGATGCGCTGGGCCATATTATTGACGGCGAGTTCTGTGCCCGCCACACCTGCGGACACGACGCCCACGCCTCAGTGGTGCTGACCGCCGCTCAGGAACTGATGCGCGACGGCGTGGTGAAGAAAGGAAGGCTGAAGATCCTGTTTCAGCCCGCCGAAGAGCTGGGTACCGGCGCCATCGCCATGGTGGAAGGCGGCGCCATCGACGACGTGGACATGATCCTCGGCTTTCACCTGCGCCCGGTGGAAGAGTGCCAGTTGGGCGAAGCGATACCGGCGATGCACTATTCCGCCAGCAGCACGCTGGAAGTCACCTTTCACGGCCAGCCGGCGCACGGCGCGCGGCCGCATCTGGGCGTGAACGCGCTGGAAGCCGCCGCCAACGCCGTCATGGCGGTGAAGGCGGTTCCGCTGGCGCCGCACCTGACCTGGAGCGCCAAAGCCACCCGGTTTCTGTGCGACGCCGGCGTGACCAACTCCATTCCTGATAGCGCCACGGTGTGCTGGGACCTGCGTGCGTCCCGGAATGATGCGATGGACGAGCTGAAAGCCAAAGTGATCCGCGCCATTGAATATAGCGCGGCGGCTTACGGCGCGACGACCGAGATCACACTACTGAAAGAGATCCCGGCGGCGGATATTCATCACGACGCCACCGCCCTTATCAGCGCGGCCATCGTGGATGTGCTGGGCGAAGCCGGTCTGACCGCGCCCAAAAGCACCGCCGGCGGAGAAGATTTTTTCTTCTATCCGCGTCTCAAGCCGCAGATTAAGGCCGGCTTCTGGGGGCTCGGCACCAATCTCAAGCCGGGGCTGCACCACCCGGACATGCATTTTGAATTATCGTCGCTGGAAACCGGCGTGCAGGTATTCAAACGCTGCGTGGAAAAGATGCTGGGATAA
- the pelI gene encoding pectate lyase PelI: protein MFKYVIPLCALTLAAPSFAAQTTLMLSQKSDVNYLGWSTDESKVARQEVYRGTTSNPDLRERIAVLDAETRTFKDTDTNSGLNYWYWVDVVSENQAQVVSNAVTTAPNAGPLRAAKASSECKPGATFENRTVDCGGVTIGTSCPNDSDKQKPLIILKNATVKNLRISASGGADGIHCDSGNCTIENVIWEDICEDAATNKGKTMTIIGGIAHNAKDGYGGKPDKVLQHNSKNSTTVVKGNFTLTGEHGKLWRSCGDCSDNGGPRFLTITSATVNGTIDSIAGVNRNYGDVATISGLKIKNYKEGKPPVCEEFKGVVKGQGSTEKYGEKWDTTNCKVSRSGVSKL from the coding sequence ATGTTTAAGTATGTAATACCTCTGTGTGCACTCACTCTGGCGGCACCTTCATTCGCCGCCCAAACCACACTGATGCTTTCTCAGAAAAGCGATGTGAATTATCTGGGCTGGTCTACCGACGAAAGTAAAGTGGCGCGTCAGGAAGTTTATCGCGGCACTACCAGCAACCCTGACCTGCGTGAACGTATCGCCGTGCTGGACGCGGAAACCCGTACCTTTAAAGATACCGACACCAATAGCGGCCTCAATTACTGGTACTGGGTGGACGTCGTCAGCGAAAATCAGGCTCAGGTCGTATCAAATGCCGTCACCACCGCACCGAACGCCGGCCCGCTGCGCGCAGCGAAAGCCAGTTCCGAGTGTAAGCCGGGCGCCACGTTCGAAAACCGGACGGTGGATTGCGGCGGCGTGACCATCGGCACCTCCTGTCCGAATGACAGCGACAAACAGAAACCGCTGATCATTCTGAAAAACGCTACGGTGAAAAACCTGCGTATTTCCGCCTCCGGCGGCGCGGACGGCATCCACTGCGACAGCGGTAACTGCACCATTGAAAACGTGATCTGGGAAGACATCTGCGAAGATGCCGCAACCAATAAAGGCAAAACCATGACCATCATCGGCGGGATCGCACACAACGCCAAAGACGGTTACGGCGGCAAACCGGACAAAGTGCTGCAACACAATTCCAAAAACAGCACCACCGTGGTGAAAGGCAACTTCACCCTGACCGGTGAACACGGGAAACTGTGGCGTTCCTGCGGTGACTGTTCCGACAACGGCGGCCCGCGCTTCCTGACCATTACCAGCGCCACCGTCAACGGCACCATTGACAGCATTGCCGGCGTCAACCGCAACTACGGCGACGTGGCGACCATCAGTGGTCTGAAAATCAAGAATTACAAAGAAGGCAAACCGCCGGTTTGCGAAGAGTTCAAAGGCGTAGTAAAAGGCCAGGGCTCAACGGAAAAATACGGCGAAAAATGGGACACCACCAACTGTAAGGTTAGCCGTTCAGGCGTCAGCAAACTCTGA